The following DNA comes from Limnobacter sp. SAORIC-580.
GCGCGTGATGTTGCTGGCTTTTTCGCTGCAGGTTTTGCAGCAGCTGGTTTCTTGGCGGCAGCTGGTTTTTTGGCAGCAGCTGGTTTAGCAGCGGCAGGCTTTTTTGCAGCAGCTGGTTTGGCGGCTGGTTTTTTTGCAGCGGCTGGTTTAGCAGCAGCTGGTTTTTTCGCGGCAGCGGGTTTTGCTGCTGCTGGTTTTTTCGCTGCTGCTGGTTTTGCAGCGGCTGGTTTTTTAGCAGCGGGTTTTCTTGCTGCTGGTTTTTTTGGAGCTGGGGTTGCTTTGCTTGCCTCGGCTTCGACTGGCTTTTGATCTGTTGTAACCATGTTGTGTAACCTTCCTTAAACGGTGTGGTGAGTTATGTGTACATCAAATTTTATTAACTGAAAAGCTTTTTTCATCAATACATGATCAACAACCCGTTTGTGTGTAAATTTCAATAAATTTTGTCGTTTTTTTTTCGCACCACTCGCGTGCAAATTTTCAAAAACTTTTTGAATTTTATTGGCATTGCTCTTGCTAGTTTGATGTTGATTCAACTTCAGGTGCACTGCCGTGTTCAAGCATCTTTCCAAACTTTCTCATCATGCTGCCTGGCGAAGGCAACTCGAATTGTTGCTCGACTCCACGGGTGAAGGCATCTATGGAATCGACCTGAAAGGGCGTTGTGTTTTCATCAACAAGGCAGGCGCGGAAATGTTGGGTTACTCGGCCGATGAAGTGCTTGGCAGGAACATGCATTACCTGATGCACCACTCCTATGCGAACAACGATTTGATGCCGGTGTGTCAGTGCCAAATCTTTCGCGCCTTTCAGGAAAACAAGGGTTGCCGTGTTGACAATGAAGTGTTGTGGCGCAGGGATGGCAGCTGCTTTCATGCTGAGTACGCTTCTTACCCGATTTTCGAAGAACAAGCAGTGGTGGGCGCTGTGGTCACATTCACAGACATCACCGAGCGGGTTGAAGCGCAAAATATTCGTGCTGCTGCGCAGGTTGAACTGGAGCGCAGGGTGGTTGAACGCACCGCGCAATTACAGAAAGCGCACGACCGAATGCGCAGGCTTTCTGCACACCTGACCACCGTTCGTGAAGAAGAGCGCACCCGAATAGCGCGTGAGATGCACGACGACCTGGGCGCAAAGTTGACGGCGTTCGATCTGGAGTTGAAAGCGCTTTCCTACCGCTGTGCGAACGATGAAAAACTGACCCTGAGAATTGAGAGCATGCTGGACCTGGCACAGGGTGCCATGGAGAGTTTGCGGCGAATACTTTCTGATCTTCGTCCGGGTGTGCTGGATCATCTTGGGCTTTGGGCGGCAGTGGAGCATTTGCTGGGTGAGTTTTCCCAACGCACCAATGTGGTGAGTTCACTCGACATTGCCCCGGCACTTGAACATGTTCGTCTGAGCAAAGCCACCGAGACTGCCTTGTACCGAATTTTGCAAGAAGCGCTGAACAATGTCAGCAAGCACTCGGGCGCCAACAAGGTAGAGGTGCGCGTGCACACTGAAGGGCGGGCGGTGGTATTTCAGGTGAAAGACAACGGCCGTGGCATGGCAGTGCGCACTTTCAATGCCGGGTTCGGGTTAATGGGTATCGAAGAACGGGCTTGGGATATTGGCGCACGTTGCTCGATCGATTCAATTTTGGGGCAGGGCGTGTGCATCAAGCTGCGCCTGCCCGAGGTACTCGCCTTATGAAGATTTTGATTGTGGACGACCACATGATTATTCGGCGTGGCCTGGTTCAAATTCTGGATGAGTTTGATGGGCAGTACCAAAGCGAGCAGGCGGCTGACGGTGTAGAGGCTATGCAGAAACTTCGCAAGGGCAGCTTTGATGCCGTGTTGCTCGACGTTGCACTGGGCGAACGCGATGGTTTCGATGTACTGAAAAGCGTGCGCAGTGAATTTCCGAAACTGGGCGTGGTGATGTTGTCGGTGTACCCCGAAACGCAGTTTGCTTTGCGTGCCATTCGCAGTGGTGCCAATGCGTACCTGAACAAAGGTTGCTCGCCCCAGGAGTTGACGCAGGCCCTTCAAATGGCCTGCGCCGGGCAAGTGTACCTAACCCCTGCTACAGCCAACCTGATGGCCAACGATTTGCGCAAGCCAGCTGACAGGCCGCCCCACGAGCGACTGTCCAATCGTGAAATGCAGGTGCTGCGTTTGATGGCGCAGGGCGAGACAGTTCAACACATTGCACAGGCCTTGTGCCTGTCGGGCAACACGGTTTCAACTTACCGCGCCCGTGTGTTTGAAAAACTCGAACTGAAAAACCTGGTGGATCTGGTGAACTACACCAAGCTGCATGGTTTGTAATTTTCTTGTAGGGCCAGCACTACAACACAATCACAAATGGCGTGATACCCAGCCTTCAACCCCCGCGGCACACTGAAAGCCTGTTAATGCAGTGTTGCCGGAGAAGCGCCAATGGCCAGAATGCAAGGGTTCAGACTGGGTGTGTATGTGTTCAAGGAAGCCGAGGTGGTGGACTACGCAGCGCCCTATGGCGTGTTCTCGGTGGCCAAGCGTTTCGACCCTGAACTGGAAGTGTTCCTGATTGCCGAGAGCATGCGGCCGGTACACACGCAGGCTGGTTTCACAGTGTTGCCCAACTATTCGTTTTCTGACACACCTGCAATGGATGCATTTCTGATTCCGGGTGGTTTTGGTACCCGGCAGGAAATGAACAATGGCAACTTGCACCGCTACGTTCGGACGCTGCCCAACACTTGTTTGCTAACCAGCGTGTGCACGGGCTCGTGGATTTACGCTCGCATGGGTTTGCTCGATGGCTTGGCTGCCACCAACCGCAAAGAACCCGATCGCCTGGAAGCTTCGCACCTTGGAAAAACCCCAATCGACCGCTTGGCGGAAATAGCACCAGCCTGCCAGGTAAGCCGTGCAAGGGTGGTGGATGCCGGCCGGATCGTAACAGGTGGCGGCATCGCAAGCGGCATGGAAGTGGGTTTTCACCTGCTGCGCCGCGCCGGTTACGACGAAGAATTCATTGCTGAGGTGGCCCGTGTGATGGAGTACACCAAGGCCTACCAGCAATACCAACACGACATTGATTATTTTCGCCCCGCATTGAACCGCGCCACAGCCTGATTGTTGCAACACTGCATAGGAGTTCACCATGTCTTTTTTCAAGAACCCGTTTGATCCCAATACCCGCTTGGGCATGCGCTGCGCCTGCGGCCAACACAATAGCCAGGCTGAACACGACCAACAATTGGCCGTGCAACAAATGGAAGAGCGTGCTGTTGAAAACGCGGTCATGCATGCACTGTTTCCCAACGACCAGTTACGCCGCAATTTCCTGCGCGCTGTGGGCAGTGGCACCGCCATGGCAGCCATCGGCAGTTTGTTTCCTTTGGCTGCGGCCAAAGAAGCATTTGCACAAAGCAATGGCCCTTTGGAAAAGCAAAAGCTGAAGGTTGGCTTCATTCCAATTACTTGTGCAACACCCATCATCATGGCGCAGCCATTGGGTTTTTATGCCAAGCAAGGTCTGGATGTTGAAGTGGTGAAAACAGCTGGTTGGGCGGTGGTGCGCGACAAGTCGCTGGCCAAAGAATACGATGCAGCGCACATGTTGTCGCCCATGCCTTTGGCCATCTCTATGGGTGTAGGCTCGAACGCCATTCCATGGACCATGCCCGCAGTTGAAAACATCAATGGTCAGGCCATTACCTTGGCCATGAAGCACAAAGACAAACGCAATCCGAAAGACTGGAAAGGCTTCAAGTTCGCAGTGCCGTTTGACTACTCCATGCACAACTACCTGTT
Coding sequences within:
- a CDS encoding sensor histidine kinase, which translates into the protein MFKHLSKLSHHAAWRRQLELLLDSTGEGIYGIDLKGRCVFINKAGAEMLGYSADEVLGRNMHYLMHHSYANNDLMPVCQCQIFRAFQENKGCRVDNEVLWRRDGSCFHAEYASYPIFEEQAVVGAVVTFTDITERVEAQNIRAAAQVELERRVVERTAQLQKAHDRMRRLSAHLTTVREEERTRIAREMHDDLGAKLTAFDLELKALSYRCANDEKLTLRIESMLDLAQGAMESLRRILSDLRPGVLDHLGLWAAVEHLLGEFSQRTNVVSSLDIAPALEHVRLSKATETALYRILQEALNNVSKHSGANKVEVRVHTEGRAVVFQVKDNGRGMAVRTFNAGFGLMGIEERAWDIGARCSIDSILGQGVCIKLRLPEVLAL
- a CDS encoding response regulator, producing the protein MKILIVDDHMIIRRGLVQILDEFDGQYQSEQAADGVEAMQKLRKGSFDAVLLDVALGERDGFDVLKSVRSEFPKLGVVMLSVYPETQFALRAIRSGANAYLNKGCSPQELTQALQMACAGQVYLTPATANLMANDLRKPADRPPHERLSNREMQVLRLMAQGETVQHIAQALCLSGNTVSTYRARVFEKLELKNLVDLVNYTKLHGL
- a CDS encoding DJ-1/PfpI family protein → MARMQGFRLGVYVFKEAEVVDYAAPYGVFSVAKRFDPELEVFLIAESMRPVHTQAGFTVLPNYSFSDTPAMDAFLIPGGFGTRQEMNNGNLHRYVRTLPNTCLLTSVCTGSWIYARMGLLDGLAATNRKEPDRLEASHLGKTPIDRLAEIAPACQVSRARVVDAGRIVTGGGIASGMEVGFHLLRRAGYDEEFIAEVARVMEYTKAYQQYQHDIDYFRPALNRATA